Sequence from the Bombus pascuorum unplaced genomic scaffold, iyBomPasc1.1, whole genome shotgun sequence genome:
TCGCATACATGCTATGAAggggatacatacttgtgtgtggttgtgctatacgttacctccctctcgcacgtacaatacaaatgtaccatatgccgctcttagtttgaaaaacctgaCTATGAAGTGGGAAAGGTGACAAATGATGAAATGTTGTCAACACTGGTAACGAGTCAACagttcagtactttcctcggaatcttgagggagaaaaattacctagagaaaataataacaaatttgttaagtttattaatatattcacatagTAGACCGTAGACGATACATTTTATGCCTCATGAGACATGCGACATGCCGCGAGACCAAGCAccgaatttcaaattttatagttggaCATAGATACACAACTGTCTTGtaactatactattattatcagtaccagaaatgcgttcggtTGCCGTCGACCGTTTGGTAGccgacatattatctttgaagagaacgctttgcatatagtaagtatctatactaataaattgcatgtatgcctttaacattattattttgtatagtgcttctccctataatatatattaatatataatataaaatttaaaatttatttctggtgacttaaaggacataagtataacttgtatggcttgtgtatggctgtgcattacgttatttgcaaattaatttaagtttttggaattatcgtaatatcaaatgattattcttaggaagaaaattactctgtacatgcacatatcttaagttgctaaaagttaaattacaaagttaaattacatgtaatggattaatagtgtaggataattaaaaagagtgtcattttttataaattacgaaaaagttacttatatctgaactaagaaatgtcataaatatcataaaacggaagcagaagaaataacattgaaagagagaatgagaaagagtaatattttaaacgtaaaggttaggtgttaaattctactcaaaacaaataaaatatttaattaaatataaaaaaaagttaaagtatttacttagttatgtttattccaaattgtttgtttcggtataatttttgcaaaatattaaagaatatatacttgcgtaaataagaatattactttcaaagtcgaaacaatcatataaacattgatgtaggagcattataaattcataattttattttgtatactttgtttgatagagaaatgaacatctttttgcccattagcagttggtagataatggtattatatcatgagacgtaatttgatatgccAGTTCTGttagatgggaacactatCTGCTTCGCATGTATATACAAGTTTCCGGTGAaccaaaataagaagagaaacctttgtttgagttaatgaattaaaaactatttgaaagtgatcTGTGGAACAGTATAATTCAGAGAGATGAGGACGGAAGTTACAGAGTCACAACCTTtcaaaaacttaaaagaattattcgataacgtgggtaaCTTGAAACCATGGCCAGAAATTGGAGAActacgagattcaactgattatgtgtacagtggtttagaaataagcgcagGAAGAACacggttagaaaaattggatagagaagtacatccGAAAACGTTGCTCTgtcatgatatgaaaggtggctacctagaagacaggtaatagaaatcactatatttattaattcatatattatacataatatacccgtgatttttcagatttatatatggatcagaatcttatgattcttacctattttatcactggagtgttattgacacttttgtgtattttagtcatcatttcataactgtgcccccttttggatggattaatgcagcacataatcatggtgtaaaagttcttggtactgtaattatggaaagagaaggtatctgggatgttatacttgaatctcatgaagaagtaagaagatttgcagatgcactaatacttgttgcaaaattttataagtttgatggctggttattaaatattgaaaataccattaaaagtgagcaagttaataatttaatttattttgtaaaatatctaacagaaaatattcatgaagcaattagaaattctgaaattatatggtacgatagcgtaaccaatgaaggaaaattaaattggcaaaatgagcttaaCAGTAAAAACATGTAAGCTTATTACACTcttatacttttacaattgtttctgtttgtaaattttatttaatgttctgaatacaatgtttcagagatttctttttaaactgcgatgccatttacttgaattataactggacgaaatcaaaattgaaaaacagtttGGCAGTAGCAAAAACTCACAGTcgagatattcatgatatatatgtaggaGTTGATGTTTGGGGTAGAGGTTGTCCTGGcggtggtggatttaattcatcatatgtaattacaatattacttattttattgtagcatataatataatatcgtttaatatttcattaaaccattataatctacaggctttacaaaaaatacgacacgaaggactttctgttgcactttttggtccaggttggactcacgaatttttcggatctaagacattccaagaagtagaagatctattttgggcacagttgtttccttatttatatgttcatgtatctatctacgaagaagaagtattCAAAACATCATTTTGCCGTGGCAGTGGTAGCATGTATTATCGCTGTGGTCAGGTATGTCAAATTTTGACaaacacattatttttaacaaactgaatttatcataaaagatataacttagaaaacacgaagttggcaccctgctgagggtagccacccacatgctatatttatttttattttattttttttattaccaatgagatataacactttaccaaatgtccttcatgacaaattgtaaaaaccaaaataaaccatatataaaaaaaaaaaaaataactgaatttatcacatgaatatattataactgagATGCACATAGTTTATGCAGGCACTATATGAAAGggatggaaaaagatttaaacacaaaccattttacaatttatccctgCAAGATCCACAAATTTCAGTACCTATACCgcacatgaaatttacatcatcgcctcaacttccagaaccgaaaagtgaaaacgatcgaaatgagTGTTCAGAAGAACCGATACATtatgtttatgaaacgagaaagaatgttgttcgagtattaaaaaatgttgtaaatattgaaaataaaatgccaatGCTATATGTAAATAGCTTCGAATTTTGCAGCGAGTTCTCTTTCAGAGGTGGTGGTTGCATAGAATTAACTACAAATGATCTTACAACTAGGTCATATCACAGGTGAAggagttatatattttgtaattaaatttatgataccTCGcacaattgtattttatatattaattatgtgtttaaattcatttacagACTATTTCTCGTTCACATCGAATTTCAACAAGACATTGTAGCAATCATTgcttataaaaaaatggagTCGTCCATAGCAAATGGAAGTCAACCCGAACCAATGCTAGTTCTCGGCAATAATACAGGCTTAAAATCCATCGTTCATTATAAATCAAGGAATTTGGTTGCCAACTGGAAAAGATGGTaagtctacaaaatataaattgaaatatttgtaacataaaaaacaaGATCACAGAATTTAACAAGTAACCGTGATAGTTAGATATTCGAGATACTATCAACAATGttcttaggttcaataacgaatccgcggttaacgggataacgaatatactttcttccatagtctaagtcggactgtttgctaaaaacgtgaaatatccaCTGATCGTAAGGACGTTGTTTTACTCGCTGATGAGATCGCACGAGAATGTTCCTCTCCATCACAGTGATGCTACAGAGAAAAACTATGATGGAGTGTGTCTCAGGGCACGAGAtgatcggattcgtcgaggacaaCCCTCGTtcagaaagtgagggaaatggacgttgccgttaattggttaatttctatgtatttacttaaaattctatataagagTTGGTCGCAAAtaatctgttaattaaaacagaaatttctatgttggtggttagagaaagatgctagccgccattgaaagaaagttgctagcgggaaacGTCGTTCGTGAGGAAAGCAGATCTGCCGTATCTTCCGGACtgttaggataaagactgtttgtcaatttgaaggaccttagtcaattaaatcctaaaatttatagcgggtcctcaggctagctgaatatatactgtgaatgatgcatcgacatctggcaatCATGTTGCGGGAATAAttgggtctgtgtgtggcgagccacggggcaAAGACggttggaatgtttactgttgGATGTCGGTACAACTGTTTCtgtttaaggagagctatgcaATTCTATACTATCTATGCTATTCTATTCTATGCTATCAATTCTTCTATATCTGTTACTTTCAGCTTCTTTCTATAAAAGGCTTCATGTGGTGCTTTTAACAAAGATAGTTGTggtattatcttaaatttcaaatcgtaaatggagatatattaaacctttagtttgaaaattaatttgaagtttttaAAAGGTGTCTTTAAgttcataatcttttttaactgttgcataaatgcaaaaaaatattctatttaaacgacaatttaaattgaaaaaaattcacacaggagaatattaacaataattttactattaattctatgtaaaaagaggaagtaaacaatattcaaattattgatttatgtaaacttatttttattcgttttctgaaattacataaacttttctaaattctataaaataaaaatctttttcaatggaagaacattttaacaaaaagagtCTCTTAGatttacagaatatacagaaaaattttgtatgtttatgATTTTCCCAACAAAATCATACAATACATAGAAATGCCAATATAGTCTGATGTGTGATCTCGAAATTCTAAAAGCGTCGAAGAAGTCACGTTCGTATTAatgttcgtaatactatacccTTTCTATTCAAcatgaaattttcctttttgttgtTAGTGTTTAAATTTGTGTGGTTtttttgattttgaaaatgacgAATGAAGAGttagtattgtatatatacgtgaatcatagtttaattttcatgaaagtGGGTCAGGGTATTCTTATTTCTCACAATGATGTACGAAAAAGCTTGTTTGAGCggtacaatttttctctacCGGCGATCTATCCTCATACTGACGAATCGTCGCCACGATCGTCACTAAGTATCGTGATTAAGTGAGAACTCTCGGCGAA
This genomic interval carries:
- the LOC132915768 gene encoding cytosolic endo-beta-N-acetylglucosaminidase-like; this encodes MRTEVTESQPFKNLKELFDNVGNLKPWPEIGELRDSTDYVYSGLEISAGRTRLEKLDREVHPKTLLCHDMKGGYLEDRFIYGSESYDSYLFYHWSVIDTFVYFSHHFITVPPFGWINAAHNHGVKVLGTVIMEREGIWDVILESHEEVRRFADALILVAKFYKFDGWLLNIENTIKSEQVNNLIYFVKYLTENIHEAIRNSEIIWYDSVTNEGKLNWQNELNSKNIDFFLNCDAIYLNYNWTKSKLKNSLAVAKTHSRDIHDIYVGVDVWGRGCPGGGGFNSSYALQKIRHEGLSVALFGPGWTHEFFGSKTFQEVEDLFWAQLFPYLYVHVSIYEEEVFKTSFCRGSGSMYYRCGQFMQALYERDGKRFKHKPFYNLSLQDPQISVPIPHMKFTSSPQLPEPKSENDRNECSEEPIHYVYETRKNVVRVLKNVVNIENKMPMLYVNSFEFCSEFSFRGGGCIELTTNDLTTRSYHRLFLVHIEFQQDIVAIIAYKKMESSIANGSQPEPMLVLGNNTGLKSIVHYKSRNLVANWKRWKGIPCERATSAFDRKLQ